The nucleotide window CCAATGTTGCCGGTGAGGCCGTCGCATACGAAATTTATAGGCTGGAAAAACCACTTGAACATCCATGGGTAAAAAGGGTCATTGAACCCACTGCGAAGAGCCGAGCAATTGTGAAAAAAAGATTAAAAGAACTTGGATTCAAATCCATTTGTGACCAGGGGTATTATGCATTTATCAATATTTATCCCTGGCTTGGCAAAAAGATTCCTGCTGGAAAAGAATTGATTGAGGAATCTCAGAGAAAGATTATAAATATTGAAAATGTGGAAGTGCTGAAATCGTATCTTTCTGCAAAATGTGGTATTGCAGTGATACATGGTTCGGTCTTCAGACAACCCCATTTCATAAGATTTTCTTATGCAAATTCACCCGAATATACTGATGGCGCAATCACAAGGCTTGATGCAAGTCTAAAGGAGCTTAAATGAATAATCTTAACATTGAGAAAAAGGAAAAAGAGATTTTGAACGTAGCAATGCATTTGATAAAAATTCCTGCGTTCAGTATTGGTAGATTTAAGAACCTTAAAGGAATTTCTGAGTGTTTTGATTTTATCGTTGATTACTTTAAAAAAGCAGGTTTAAGGGTGATTGAATTTAAAGATAAAAAGACCATACCGGGTTTATATTGTGATCTGGGCAATAAAGAAAAACTTTCGGGTAAAATGCTTTTTGCCGGGCATTATGACCGTGTTTCCCCGATATCTGAAGAACAGATGAACCCAATGATTGATGGAGAATGGCTTAAGGCACGCGGTGCTACAGATATGCTCTGCACCGTTGCCACAATTATGGTATTGTTTAAAGATTTGAAACTTGCAAAAGAAGATTTAGAATGTGGATTGCTCCTTGTTGGAAATGAAGAGCCCGGTGAGACTGAAAAATGGGGCACACATTATATCCTTGAAGAATTGAAAAATAGAAATGATTATTATCCTGATTTTGTTATTGTGGGTGAAAGAACCGGCGAAGGAGGTCAGAAGTTCGGAAAATTGGAATATAAAAATCGTGGGCTCGTAAGGATAAAGATGGAAGCATCAGGCAGTGCTGTTCATACTGCCCAACTAAGGGGGTTAACCGTGGTTGAAAGAATAATGGAATTTAGAAAAAGAATTAATGATTACCTTGCAGAATCTTTTGATAATGAATGGAAGACGACATTTACTTTTCCTTATTTTATCACTGGTGAAGATGGGAATTTTAATACTACACCGACAGGTGCAAAGGCAGGGTTGGAAATAAGACCAATCCCTGAGCAGGATTTTAATGGGATAATAAAATATATCGAAGAAACATCTAAAGAGTTTAATCTTGAGATAGATTTCGTCAATAAAGAACCAGGAATAATAACATCTTTAGAAAATCAATACATTCATAAACTTATCCAATCAATTGTGAAGATTACTGGTGGAAATCCATCTGATTATCTTGGGGTGGGCAAACCCCACGCTACACAGGCAAGATTCATAAAATCACCGGTGATTATTTTTGGTCAATCGGGCATTAATCCCCACGGTGATAACGAAGCTCATTACATTCCAAGTATAATGCCGTATTATCGTGTGCTCCATGAATTTTTATTAACAACGGGTCAAACATAAATTCATTTATTTCTTGTGGATAAAAGGCTTACGTCTTAACTCCAGAAGGGATAAAAACCTCACGCCTTAACTCCAGAAAGTTAGATAAATCACTCTTATCTTGACTTAATGCGGTTAATCAATATAATCTATCATGGATTATATAAAATATGCGTATATTGCATTACTCGGTTGGGGATTGTGGGCGATTGGTAGTAAGGTCATTAGCCAGCATTTGAACACGGTAAGCACTTCCTTCTGGATTTCATTGTGGTCTTTAATATTTTTGATTTTTTACATAATTTTTTTCAAAAATTCACTTCAATTTAATAATCATTCTTTATATGCAATTCCAGTGGGTTTTGTTTCGCTCATTGCGATACTTGCATTTTATCAGGCATTAAAAACCGGTCCTGCCTCGGTTGTTATTCCATTAACCAACCTTTATGTGCTATTTCCCGTCGTTTTTGGTTTTATAATACTTAAAGAGCCCGTCACTATAAATAGGATTCTCGGCATTGCCTTTGCTATTATTGCAAGTTTTCTCCTTTCAAAATGAGAATAATTATCTACGAAGACGAACCTGAAAAATTCTTTCCGCTTATTAATTTCTTCCCTCAATTCAATCTCCGCATAGGTATGAAAACCATAGTTGAACACATTGCCTATCATTTTCCCAAATTTAGATTTGATTATATTGGAAGAGAATTATTTAACTTCAAATTAAATTTAAAGAATGAGCCGACAATATATCTCTCTGCAAGATTGCTTTTAAAAGAAAGAATCCATTTGCCATATGAAGAAACAAGATTTATAGTTGATGACTTTAATGCAGGATTTTTAAAGGTGAATCCGCCATTCCCGCATAATTTTGAAGAGCTCAAAAATGTCTTGAATGATATAAAAAAGAAAAAAGAAATTTCTGGAAGACTGATTCAATATCCTTGGGACATTATAAAATTCAATACGGAAATGATTGCTGAACATTTTAAACAAATTAAAAAGCCCAGCAGGATTTCAAGGAAAATAGATTTTATTGGTCCAAAAAAATCACTTTTTATTGCCCGCGATGCATCAATTCATAAATTTGTCTTCCTTGATTGTTCAGCCGGTCCGATATATATTGATAGAAAGGCGGAA belongs to candidate division WOR-3 bacterium and includes:
- a CDS encoding M20/M25/M40 family metallo-hydrolase yields the protein MNNLNIEKKEKEILNVAMHLIKIPAFSIGRFKNLKGISECFDFIVDYFKKAGLRVIEFKDKKTIPGLYCDLGNKEKLSGKMLFAGHYDRVSPISEEQMNPMIDGEWLKARGATDMLCTVATIMVLFKDLKLAKEDLECGLLLVGNEEPGETEKWGTHYILEELKNRNDYYPDFVIVGERTGEGGQKFGKLEYKNRGLVRIKMEASGSAVHTAQLRGLTVVERIMEFRKRINDYLAESFDNEWKTTFTFPYFITGEDGNFNTTPTGAKAGLEIRPIPEQDFNGIIKYIEETSKEFNLEIDFVNKEPGIITSLENQYIHKLIQSIVKITGGNPSDYLGVGKPHATQARFIKSPVIIFGQSGINPHGDNEAHYIPSIMPYYRVLHEFLLTTGQT
- a CDS encoding EamA family transporter, which produces MDYIKYAYIALLGWGLWAIGSKVISQHLNTVSTSFWISLWSLIFLIFYIIFFKNSLQFNNHSLYAIPVGFVSLIAILAFYQALKTGPASVVIPLTNLYVLFPVVFGFIILKEPVTINRILGIAFAIIASFLLSK
- a CDS encoding putative sugar nucleotidyl transferase, translating into MRIIIYEDEPEKFFPLINFFPQFNLRIGMKTIVEHIAYHFPKFRFDYIGRELFNFKLNLKNEPTIYLSARLLLKERIHLPYEETRFIVDDFNAGFLKVNPPFPHNFEELKNVLNDIKKKKEISGRLIQYPWDIIKFNTEMIAEHFKQIKKPSRISRKIDFIGPKKSLFIARDASIHKFVFLDCSAGPIYIDRKAEIRPFTTIVGPSYIGEGTILDRAKVTKSTIGPYCRIGGEVEECIFQGFSNKYHEGFIGHSFIGEWVNIGSLTTNSDLKNNYSSVRIKIGKEIYDTGMIKLGCFIGDHTKLGIGTLIPTGAVIGSFVNFFGGGMMPVYVPSFRWIGPGINQEYDLDKAIKTARAVMERRGIILSREFEELIKWNYKNK